The following nucleotide sequence is from Cardiocondyla obscurior isolate alpha-2009 linkage group LG10, Cobs3.1, whole genome shotgun sequence.
TTTTGTTTGTACGTGAAAGGAGGGCTGTTCAGGAAACCGAGCGCCGTGTGGCCGATCCCAGTATCCCTCCACTCCCCCTGACAGTGTAATCTGTATGCCGTCTTTCTAGCGTTGTGAATACTTAGCTGGTTCAGAGTGTAAGTACACAGCGCCACTTGTAGTACCGCCGTGGGTGTCGTTTTTTGAGTCCCTATTGCAGTTCTCAGGTAACTTCTCTGTAAACTCTTCAGTAGGTTCTTCGTCTTCATCCTTCCCACTCTGGGCCACCAGAGCACTGCTGCAAATGTAAGCTTGGGTAAGAGCACAACCCTGTACAGCTACAGTGCCACTCTCGGCTTTAAGCCCGAGGTTTTTCCTAGTGCTCTTTTACAGGCCCAGAAAACCGTGTagaatttctttctcttatcCTCCAGAAGGAGTTTCCAGTTCAGCTTTATATCCAATAGAAGCCCTAGATATCTTACTAAGGTTACATAGTTCAATTCCTTCTTCCATAGTTTTAGAAGCCTGATAAGTTTCGGTTTGTATTTTCTGGTGAATATTATGACTAAGGTCATCTTGGGATTAACTGTTAGTCTCTTAGCCTGACACCAGTTCTGTGTGATCTTGAGTGCTCTGCCTATGAGCTCTCCAAGGATCGGTAAAAATATCTCTTGTTATGATGGCTGTCATCTACATAACCATACATAAGGACTCCCGCTGCTTCTAATTTTGTGGCCAAAGGCCACGAACCTTGAcattcagaccccgcgccgcgaccactaCCGTTCGCCCCGGACTTCACGCGGTCCCGTccattagttttaatttacgcgGGCCGACCAACCGCCCGCGGCGCGTAGCGCGGACCACCGTAACGGgtaacatgggccgcccaaccgcccacaccgcgcaccgccacagaccgctcgggagtggggtATTCCCCACTCTCAGGCCCTCGGGTATATAAACCGCCTCAGACGCAAACGAGGCATCTTTTCCGcgctggagagcactccagcaaccgatcctccaggacttgggcgctcccaagtttTCCTTCACCGGGCTCTCCCGGCCTCCGACACCGTTGCCTCCGAGACTCGGgtgctcccgagccttccttcgaccgggcgctcccggccgtcctcgacaacgatacctccgagactcgggcgctcccgagccttccttcgaccgggcgctcccggcttTCCTCGCCACCGTTGCCTCccagactcgggcgctcccggatTCCCTTCCGACCGTTTTCTACTCCGACATCCGGCTTCGTGGGAGAATTGCACGCTGCGCCGAATATCCGCGTTCGCGACACTCTGTCCGATCGACCCGGCCTAGACAGTCGCGCTTGAACACCGCGCCGAATATCCACGTTCGCGATACTCTGTCCGATCGACACGGCCTGGACGGCCGCGCTTGTACACCGTGCCGAATATCCGCGTTCGCAATACTCTGTCCGATCGACACGGCTAGGACGGCCGCGCTTGTACACCGCGCCGAACCTCCGCGTTCGCGACACTCTGTCCGATCAACTCGGCCCACCGACTTCGTACTCTGCACTTAGGGATACGGCTCGCCGGGTCGGTTTGGTCGGCCACTCGCCTGTACATAATTTAGGATTAGCGGAGAAACGGACCCGTTGGGCGGTCTCGTTCTCCACACACTACTGTTCGTTGCGTCTCGTATTATCTTTAAGCTCTtatgccattttttttattttattcagctATTTTGTATACCTTGATTCGttttgtgtaataaattactttattttacgttaatcgCGACTCGGTTACTATAACTCGTACCCCGGATCCCGAGGAGCTTTCCGTCcccgaaattaccgtgttacaatTTGTTTAGCAGTTCGTCTACCACAAGGCTTTACAGCAGTGAAGAGAGCACTCCTCCTTGCAAGTATCCTTTTGTGGATGTTCCTTGGACTGAGACTCCCCTATGCTCGACGTTCAGTTTTCTGTTCGCAAGAATACTTTGGGTCCAGTCAATCAGTGTCTCTTATATTCGGTGTTTGGTCAGTGTTTCTTGTATCACCTTGTATGAGATGCTATCAAAAGCTACCTCGATGTCCAAAATGACCCCCGATGCGTAACCTTTGGAATCCAGCTGACCTTCTATCCGTCTCATTAGTCAATGCAGTGCCGTTTCCGTCGACCTGCCCTCCCTGTAGGCGTATTAACAGGGGGTCAGCAGATGTTGGATCAGTGGCCCTCTTTTCAGATACCCATCAACCAGCCTGTCTAGTATTTTCAACACAAAGGAGGTCAGGCTGAAGAGTCTGTAGTCTTTGGCAATAATGTGCCCGTTTCTTCTTGGCTTGGGTATGAAAACTACTTTGGTTCCCTTCCATGTTTTCGGAACATGTCTCAGAACTATGCTAGCTCTGAGTATTTTTGTAAGTGGTCTCATCAGCACCCCCAGTTCTTTTTGTAATAGGGCTGGGAATATACCGTCTGGTCCTGCTGCTTTGTAAGTGCCGAATGAGTTTACCGCTCATTCTACTCCTTTGGGATACACGATCTTGGCTGCTAGTGACTATTCCTTGAACTTTTAGATTTTCGTgggatttttttcttcgcaaCCTGCTTTTGTTTATCTCAGCTGAAAATTCGGAAAATAGACTTCTATTAAGTATTTTAGTGTGCTTTGCACATTGTCCGTATATTTGCCATTCGGTAGCTTTATACAGCTCAAATGCGACTTGTTATTCATGGTGAAGATTTTGCTCAGTCTTGAGGCTTCTGTTGTTTCTTTGATACTTTCGCCATAGTCTCTCCAGCTTTTGCGCTTGGCTTTGGTGACAGCTTTGCTGTATTCCCTTTCAGCTTGTCTAAAGTTCTCTCAGTGGGCAGCTTGTCCAGTACTTTTTGCCTTGTTGAAGAGACGTCTCGCAGTCGACCTGAGCTTTCCTAGCTTCTGGTTCCACCATGGAACTCTGGTCTTACCGCTCTTTAGTCTCTCCGGGCAGTTGTTTTCATAAGCCTTGGTTATTACTTCCACAAGGATCTGTGCTGCTTCAtccaaattatttttgatgtTAAATCTGTTTGGGATTCTGGTTACTTGGGCAATTAATTCCGTCCTGTAATCCTCCCACCTAGTCTGTCTTGAGTTTCTTCTCAACGTTGCTTCCGTTTCTGCTTGCAGAGTGTTGCATATGCTTCGGTAGTCCGATCCTAAAGATTTACTCAAGATCCTCGAGTTCCTCACCAAGCCTAGCACACCCTTTGTGCAAAGCGTTATGTCAATAACTTTATGTCTTTTTAAGTCCATGAAGGTGAAATCATTACCTCGGTTGAGAATAATTAGCTCCGAGTtgacaataaataaatgtaggTTTTCTCTCCACAAATTGATGTCCGTGCTCCCCGAACTTAGATAATAAAAGTTTGCGTCACACCCCAAGAGTACTGCGCATCTTTCGATCCTAGCCAATTCGACCAGTTTACTTACGCTTTCCTGCGGCGGTGGCTTCTGGGAGTTGTAGGGCATATAGACTGACTTGATGTACATTTCCCTGGTTCTATCGTCGATGTTGCACGGTCCGATTAAAATCACCGTTTGGTCCCTGTCGCTGGCCTGTGAAACTAAGACTGCATTAAGTCCTTTGACCAAAATACATGTTATAGGCTTGGTGTTTGAGCGggcataatataatttaccaCATCCTCCCAAACCTTTTATAGCATTATTTATGAACCAAGGCTCTTGTATCAATGCTATTCTTGTTTGCATTATAGCCATGCTCCTGGTTAAGATCGCCGAGACGCTTTTGCTGTGATGCCAGTTAATTTGGGTTATTGAAAAGCTGAGCATGGCCATTTTTAAATTGGCCCAGTCTCCCCAACCGTTTTTTCCTCTTTGTCAGGACCCTACTTGCGGTCCTTGTCAAGCAGCTTTACAGCCGCCCGACCCGTCCCGCAGAAGGGCCTCAAACCGCAGGCTTTCAGTGTCTCCAGTGATGTCCCGCCCACCAGGCAAGCGAAATAAGAGCTTGTTTCATCCCTTTTCTCGCTCCCCCGGGCGACAAGCCACCTCTCGTCCccgagatttttattttgtctgtCCAGGAACCTCAAGGCTTTCTGGGCAGACAACCCCGTTTCCTCTACGTGCACTACCAGTCGGTAGCGCTTCGGAATTTCCTTCACCGGCAGTACACATAGAGGGTCCACTTTCAACTTGAAGACCGAGGTCTGGCTTTTCAGCCAGTCTTCGGTCTCCCTGTCAGTGCAGGCAAAGACAAAAGCTCCATTTCTCTCTCACAACCCGGAGAAGGTCGGAGCCTTTGTTTCCATTGGGAGTTAGAAGATATTCTCGTGGATCATTTTTCTGATCCATGTGATCTCCTCGGCTCACAATTTTTTGTAAGGATAGCTCTTTAATACGAAGGCCCTGACAATACTCTTGGCCGCCTGGGCATACGACCCCTGAGTCGCTAACATTGGGTCTTTTGCTCCGGCAGTCAAGGGGACTAGAAGTGATGTGGTCCAACCTGGTTTGTTTTCCCGTTCCAGGCCGGGCTCCACCACCCTTCTTCCCTTGGACAGCTGCAGCTAGACCAGAGAAGGCATTTGCTGCTCCCTCCCTTTGCCCCTGCTGCTGGTTCCGCGCCTTGCGGCCCCGCTCAACCTGACTTTGATTCAGGGTTGATCTCCTGTGGGTTTCAACCTAGCTCCAAGGTTTGCCTCTggtcgctctctctctttaggAGTCTCGCCCTGGAGAGTGTTGGtgtcgatatttaaattttttatgttagaTTCCATATTGGTCCTACGAATATCGCGGAAGTGCGGTATCACCCGGGCAGAGCCGCGTTGCCCAGAGATGGCCACAAACTCTTAGATTTCACCCGGTATCCAAGAGTGACCGTTTAAGAAGCAGTTCCCTCTGCGCCAATCTGCCCTCAGCATGGTCCAAACACCTTGGCTTGGGTGAGCCACTCTTTGGTCCCCAGGAAAACAACCCGCCCCACGTCTTCACATTCATTCCTACTCTCTTCGCGGAGAATCCCATACTCACAGGAGAGCCCGTTTATGTGGATCCTTATCATTCATACTCTGGGCGGACTAAGCCGATACAGCAGAGTACGCCCCGTTCGCTTTTTTACTCGCCGTAAAGCAGGCGACGGAATCTCGTCCGTCATCAAGCTAGTTGGTGACGGGCGCAATCCTCTCCGTCCTTCCGGCTAAGCCCACTCACCAACGGCAAGGTCACGTGGCTCCTGGAATGCGAAGGATAGGAAGAGAAggatggaaaaataaaatccaaggatggtaaaataaataagacgGGAATGAAAATGTTTAAGATTTTCGAAAAAACTGGCTGTGTCATTATAAATAGAGAGATTACAAGGgacaaaaaaaagggaatgAACTGATGAAAGACCGAGAAGAACGTCTGTGATTGATTATATTACAGATAATTATAAGATgtgaaaagagataaaaaagatgGAGATTGAGAATTGGATTGACTTGGATCATTTTCCGGCGGTGGTAAGTATAACTGGAGTAACGGgggaaaattgaaaaagaaaaagaagatgaaAATGGGAATGGACTGAGGAGGGCAAAAGGGAATTCAGAGAAATCGGAAAAAATGTaaggaaaggaagaaaaaattattgaatgggaaaaggaaagagataaATAAGGTATTGGAGAAGAAGtagcgggagaaaaaaaaaataaatagagaaTGATAGGATGGGgaatacagaaaagaaaaagtgaaaaCGGCACTAAAAGCTTGGAAGAGCGAAGGGATAGGAAGGGGAGGGTAGAgtaagaaaatgaaaaaagtatCACAAACTAtgcaagagaaagaaaagggaggaGGCGGAAAGATGGGTGGAAGAAGTAAAGAGGGTAAAAACGGAAGGGAAATATGGAAATTATTaggtaaagagagaaaaagaagaggaggagaaaaggagaaaatagaaatgaGAGTATGGAAAGAGTAATTCAAAAACTTAATGAGAAGGGTGGAGTACAGAATAGTCAAGGAGACAAGAGGGAGGATTATGAAAGGAGGAGAGGAAGAATTAAATAGGAAAGAGATTCAAAGGGTGCTGAAAAGGTTATGGAAGGAAAAAGCGGCTTCAAGGGGAGTATCAGAGAAGGTGTGGAAGTATAGAGGGAGAAGAGCAGAAAAATGTGTTTGGAAAACATGTAATAGATTATGGCATAAAAAGAACTGAATAAGGAAGTGAGAGGAAGAAATTGTGACGCtgattaaatagaaaaaaaaggaaaacaaggTAAAAAAGTTTAGAGGAATAACAATTATCCCCACATTATacttatattgtataataataataaataaatataacaccTTAGTATACGCAATGGTATTAGCGGAAAGAATAGAGGAGgaggtgaaaaaaaagaatattagcAGAAGAACATACGGGATTTAAGATAGCGATGGGGGCTATggataatatgtatatattgaaCTACTTAATAAAcagacaaattaataaaaaaaggaggaaactATTACTGTTTTTTGTAGATCTGAAGGCGGCTTTTGAAGGAAGTTAATACGGAGATTTTAtgagaatgtaaaaaaaaaaaggaataagtAGGGGGGAGGTAAGAAAGTGTGAGGAACTATGGAGAGAAACAAGATACAGGGTGAGGATAAAAGAAGAGGTTAGAAAAGAGTTTTAGACGGAGAGAAGAGTAAGACAGAGAGATTCACTGAGTCCCTtgctttataatattttgttatctgatttaaaaaaggaattaaaaagagaaagttagGGGGTGAAGATTAAAGggtaacaaatatatttattgaaatatgcGGATGACATTGTGATTATAGCGGTGAAAGAGAATGATATGAGGAGTATGATGGTAAAATTGGAGggatatttgaaaaataagtcACTAGAATTGAATGTAAGTAAATCAAAGGTGATAagatgcagaaaaaaaaggagaaaagagaaaaggataTGGTGgagttgaaaagaaaaaggggtgCAGCCTTCTTCACCAAGGTAAGAAAGTATAGAAGATATTTCGGCTATATGTTGATGAAAAATGGTAGATATGAGagacatgtaaaaaaaaagacgaggaaAGCAGCGGCGGAGATAAAAAGAGTGTAGAGCttggaaaagagaaaatttggAAGTGATTGAGGGAAAAGGATGTGGCTTTTCGATAGATTCGTATAAACCGTGATGAGATATGGAGTGGAAATTTTCTGTTGAAAAGAGAGATCAAAAATGGAAGAGATACAGGAAAGGTTTTTGAAATGGATGTTGGGGGTGGGAAAAAGAACGCCAAGATACATGGTCAGGAAAGAATaacaaaaagataaattaaggACGATAATGAGGAGAAGAGCTTGATGATTCGAAAAATaagttgagaaaaaaaaaagaataatgtgGTAAGAAGATGCATGGAAAAGATCAGATAAAAGGAAGGACGAGGACGGACAATATCAAAATGGGAAAGCAAATGAATGGAATTTTgtaaagagaggagaaaattactggagaaaagagaaataagaaGTTGGGCAGAAGAAGGAGGAAATTGGtatcaaaatttatagaaaaaagataaaaaggtacaaaaagagaaagataggaaAGAATCAAGAATTTTAGGTACAACGTGTGGTATAAGGATATAAAGGGACATGGTgtactaaaatatttacagGAAGAATGgagtgagagaaaaagaataagacAGGCTCAATTTAAGTTAGAGGAGAAGATGAGGAGTAACAAGTATtgggagaagaagaaaaggaaaattgtGTAGGATTGTGGAAGAGGTGTGAACACGTGAAAGCACGTGTGGGAGGAGTGTGGAAACTGGGGTGCGGATAGTAGATGGTGAGActgagaagaaaaatattgaaaaaagagaGTGAGGAAAAGAAAACTACAAGAAATTAGGAAAGAGATGGAGGTGGTGGTGAAAAAATGAATGGAGATGAATGGAATGGAGGTAaacgtggaaaagaaaataaaaagtaaatataatgtGTGAGAGAGTGTATGTGGAGGAATAAATAATCATGAAGGGAAGGAATTTATAACTAtggaacgaaaaaaaatacggaaaGACGAGAGTGCTTCGGAAGCGGAGGTCCGAGAAGAGAGGGAGACAGAAGGCCGGCAATAGGAGAAAGGGCGGATAAATTGCGATTGAGCATGACGTTGTATATATTTGTTGTATATGCGAGTTCTGAAGATGGATAAAGGAGAGAGTAATAGGTAGTACTAATAAGAAAGGAATGCTATACGAGCaaggggagaaaaaggaagatgACTGAAAGTAATAGTGAGATAATTGCTAGTGGAGCGGagtggagagagagagagtgagagagaaagagagagagagagagagagagagagagagagagagagagagagagagagagagagagggagggagaggagagggagagggagagggagaggagagggagagggagaaggagagggagagagagagaattctTACAACACAAAAATAACAAGAAGATCTCTTTAATTACATCGCAATTGAACAAAACTGGTTATtctataaatgtatatatatatatatatatattgtgacgtggcggctttaGCTGCTTCGGtgcagctccccgcggccgtcacaaaaGCGCAGTGGCGCTAAGGAAGTCGCGGGAGAGACGAGAGCGGGGAGGGGTCGCGGAAGCCCCCCCAGGGGTTTTCTTTTTGATTGGTGTTGAAACCGAGAGTAATGATCGCGATTTTTGGATCATGTTATTACCGTATGTTGCCGAGATGTCGACTATCCTCGCCGAGAGGAGCGGGCCATAGGCAGGGGCGCCGACTTCCGGAAGAAAGGGGTGACCGGATACGGGCCCAGGATGGGAGGCCACCCATCCCGAGAACCGTGGAGGAGGCTTGTCGCCTGCACCTTTCCACGCCGAAAACCGCCTGCGGAAGAGTTGTTGCGACAACGGACGATCCGAAACCCGCGCCAACCGGCTAGTGCCGATAGGGCTCTGTGGGGGCAGCGGCTTGcgcgggaaatcggcaacgtagcgcggaaaaatccgcgaagcgcgagagtggggatgcgccgggcctcgtgccgaaaattcgcgcggtcctcgctctcttccgtgcgGACTGGCGACCAAGGCGGGCGGTAGAATAGGCGTTAGGGCACTAGTGATAGAAGCGAGCGAACGGAAGCGAGATCGAGATCGGGGAGACGAgaggagcgagagagcgaggacgacgCAGGAGCCGGGACGCACATTTCGGTGAGATCCTCCACCCGCACTGCGGAATTGTTATATTGTACAGCCCTCCGCCTCCCGGGGAGACCGACGCGGCTTCAGACGATACCCGGCCACAGGgaacgggcacgcgggcctgttaattttctttggtAGACTGTTGTCGTGAGGCTAGAGTTAACGTTAGAGAGTGGCCGTCAACGGGCGTCTGAAGGCCGGTGGCGGGACCCCGCGGGAGACACAGACCCGATTTATTTGCGCtaacaattgtaataatttgaGAGGTGGTCGTACACCGCGTCCacacggagagccctcggcagcggccgaggtcgggAACTGAAACCCCGCGATTTCGTTGACGACCGGCGAGTTTTCGCGTAAATTCTTTCGTGCCGCGGAGTCCCGTGGAGGCACGTCGCGTGCAGGGgagacgcgtggccggcaTCACAACATccagggccgacgcgagaagatTTCACTCTCGTGCGcttattctaatttttgttattttttttatataattgtttgtTCCGTTGAACCTAATAAACGGATCCTCTGTTTATGGTCGTGTTTGCGTACGTCTTATTTTGTGTCGTCGTTCCCGTTTGTCCGAGAATTCCGCGTGctataccccgcccctctccgttcgaatgggctagcccccgcgcgtgacggcgattCGAATTCGGTAGGAATTGTCGAGGACCGGATAACTagtccgagataaaaatcggcacggcgaggcccgtgcctggcgcccaaaattCGTGTTCGTGCAAGATTCCGCCGTTCCGCGCCGGAATACGGCCGAGgtaccgcgacccctcctccctccctacccCTCGTGGCACGTCGGTGCACGGATTTTTCGTCCATGCACGGTCGTCCCTTTTTGCTCACGACTCTCTCCTCCGGGAGGAGAGAATAAAAGAGTTATcgtgacaatatatatatatatatatatatatatatatatatatatatatatatatatatatgtacgtaaatAGACCAAAGGTTGCATATCTGAGTTAATATATAGACAAAAGTGTGTGCGTGAGAGAGTCTGATTTTAATCAAggtcaatttttataatttctgcGACTTTTACAGAAGAACGGAGGAATACTTGGTCGACCAATCTAATTGGAGCTAGAAagggaaattccaccccgggataataaataaaaaagtggtCGTCAGGAGACGCGGTGCTTGCTCGTCTCCTGATTTCCTCAGAATGGAAATGGTCCGGACCTACGGTGTAGGTTtgttccgggacaggatccgtCCATTCAAGGCAATtcctgcggaggagctccaggagagaaTCGACGATCCCTCTAGGTTCCTGTGGCTCCTCGAGGAA
It contains:
- the LOC139106203 gene encoding uncharacterized protein: MAMLSFSITQINWHHSKSVSAILTRSMAIMQTRIALIQEPWFINNAIKGLGGCGKLYYARSNTKPITCILVKGLNAVLVSQASDRDQTVILIGPCNIDDRTREMYIKSVYMPYNSQKPPPQESVSKLVELARIERCAVLLGCDANFYYLSSGSTDINLWRENLHLFIVNSELIILNRGNDFTFMDLKRHKVIDITLCTKGVLGLVRNSRILSKSLGSDYRSICNTLQAETEATLRRNSRQTRWEDYRTELIAQVTRIPNRFNIKNNLDEAAQILVEVITKAYENNCPERLKSGKTRVPWWNQKLGKLRSTARRLFNKAKSTGQAAH